The sequence below is a genomic window from Tepidanaerobacter syntrophicus.
AAAATCTCCCTGTCAAAGATTTACAACCGGGAGATTTTTTTACTGTATTAATTTGTAAAGATGTTATTTTCTAATATATTTGCGAGGATCTAAACAACCTAATTCTCTAGAAATATCAGCTGCTGCTTTTAATATTAATTGTGAGTAATCTCGGTTTATTTTTTCTAAGTTTATCCGTGTAATCGGCCCTGATATACTCAAACTTGCCACTACATTGCCCGTATAATCAAATATTGGAGATGCCACACACATAACATCATCCTCTGACTCTCTATTGTCAATGGCATAACCAAGGGCTTTAACTTTATCTAATTGTTTTTTCAAAACATCTATGTCAGTTATAGTATTTTTTGTCTGCTTTGGCAGCCCCCATTTTTGGATAATATAATCAAACTCTTCCTCGGGCAGAAAGGCTGCTTGCGCTTTTCCTGATGCAGTACAATGGACAAAGTTTTTGTCACCAACCTTGTGGAATGTCTGAAGATTTTCCGTAAAGTTAACTTTGTCAATATATATTATCTGTCCCGCATCGATCATTGTAAGGTAGACTGTTTCACCGGTTTTCCTTGCAAGGTCCTCCATAAAAGGCCTGGCAACTGTCCTTATATCCATATTTGAGATAAGATTAAATCCTAAATTAAGTATTTTGAA
It includes:
- a CDS encoding IclR family transcriptional regulator, whose product is MDKEKNLLRSCLRTLEILEALSCGKELGVTEIGKYTNLHKSTVYRFLDTLEHKGYVTQNPETGKYKLSFKILNLGFNLISNMDIRTVARPFMEDLARKTGETVYLTMIDAGQIIYIDKVNFTENLQTFHKVGDKNFVHCTASGKAQAAFLPEEEFDYIIQKWGLPKQTKNTITDIDVLKKQLDKVKALGYAIDNRESEDDVMCVASPIFDYTGNVVASLSISGPITRINLEKINRDYSQLILKAAADISRELGCLDPRKYIRK